DNA sequence from the Methanofollis formosanus genome:
TACCACCGTCCCGTTCATGCGGTCGCTCACGACCTTGCCGGTGATCACCTGGCCGTGCACCGGCAGGGTGCCGTGAAACGGACAGTTCACGTCGCTGCATTCCTTCTCAGGAAGCGGGACGTTTAACCCTATATCTCTCGCCATTCTCTATCCTCTATCTGGTTTTGCGCATGCTGATCCGTTTTTCAGGTCGTGCCACAAGGGCAGACCCATCCACTTCGGCGCATACCCCGTCGGGAAGGGTGAAGCGAAAGACGGTGTCTTTCTTCTCCACCTTCTTCTCTCCCGCAGGGGTGAGGACCGCCAGCATATTGCGAGTCTCATCTACTATCCGGCCCGATATCCCGACATATGCCGGGTTCCTGGCCTTCACCACAGAGACTGCAAGTCCGGTGAACTCGTGCCGAAGGAGGGTCTGCGGTGTGATCATGCCTGGCGAACGGCCCTCCGTGCGTTCTGCTCGGTCTGGAGACGAGCGATGGTCCGCCTGACCTCCCGGATGTGACCGGGGTTCTCAGGGGCGCCGCCTGCACTGACCTTTCCGCGAGCCTGCATCAGGTCGAGTTTCAGTTTCTCGAGCTGTTCGGCCAGTTCCACGTCAGAGAGCTGGCGGACTTCGTGTGCCCTGAAGATCGCCATTTACTGCTCCTCCTCAACGAACTCCGCAGCCTCGGGAACTTCTTCCACGAACTCCTCGAGTTCGGCGTCGACGTCTTCGCCGATGTCTTCAATGACCTCGGGCTCGACGATCTCGACGACCTCGGCCAGCGGCTTGGGTTCGAGAATCTCAAACTCGTCCGGGAGTTTGGCGTCGCCCGGGATGATCATGACCTGGACTCCGATGGTGCCCAGTTTCTTGACCGCCACGGCAAAGCCCTTCTCGACGATCGTCTCGCTCGGTTCGCCGGCGTGCTTGATGTGGCCGTCGACAAACTTCTGGACCCTCGACCTGGCCCCGGTCAGCTTGCCGGAGAGGATGATCTC
Encoded proteins:
- a CDS encoding ribonuclease P protein component 1, translated to MITPQTLLRHEFTGLAVSVVKARNPAYVGISGRIVDETRNMLAVLTPAGEKKVEKKDTVFRFTLPDGVCAEVDGSALVARPEKRISMRKTR
- the rpmC gene encoding 50S ribosomal protein L29 gives rise to the protein MAIFRAHEVRQLSDVELAEQLEKLKLDLMQARGKVSAGGAPENPGHIREVRRTIARLQTEQNARRAVRQA